In the genome of Corticium candelabrum chromosome 18, ooCorCand1.1, whole genome shotgun sequence, the window CAGTACGAACTTCAAGAACAGACGCTACCAATGTTAGTAATGAGAATTAATGTCTTTGTACCACCTGTCATCAATGTCACATTCGCTTTCTGCCACTTTTTTGAATTCTTCCTTTTCTGCTTCCTACGCAATGGTTCCAAGAATTGCACTTGAGGCAATACACAGTCATCATGACATCAATTACCCTCTTTTTCAAGTATTTCCTCTGTTGTCTAAGAATTGACTCTCTAACTGAGTCATACTCCTGGCATAGGACAAGATGATTTATATACGCAATTCAGGTCAGTTTCAGTTCTAATGTCATAAACTTGCTTGCATTGCTAGTATTCTTTCCGACTTCTCAATCTCCTTGCCATCTAACCACtaatcacacacaaacacctacCACAACTATAAAAAGTGTTCTTAACTAATACTCACTTTCAAATGAGGCAGTGTTGCCACAACATACTGCCTGTAACCATCAAAATCAGAACATGGATTGCCAGTCAGATATCTTGACAATGCAGTAAACCAGCCAATTAGGCATCAGTGCATGCGTTTAGTATAGACTAGAACTAGACATACATTTCTCTTAGATGCTCATTGCTATTCAAGGAGTCAACACTTGTCAGTTCACCAACAAAATTCACAGTCAAGTCGAGCTTTTGCAATGACTCACATCCTAGAAATTCCTTAATTGCAGCAATTATACATAACCAAACACCAAGTCTAGAATATGATGCATTTGCCCCCAATCCCAATTCCAACTTTGACAATGAAGATTTAGTACACAAAACCCTAGTGCCAATGCAAGCATACCCAAAATATCACAGTTGAAACCGCTTATGCTACAACATTGCAAAATACAACATAATTGACTAATGCAAATTCAGTAGAAAAAAAAAAGTAATTGTCcaacaaacaatgaagcaTCTACATCAAAGAACAAGAAGCAAGTACTAACTATTTGTATAGACTATACATATAATACAGATATGAACAACAAACACCTAAGGAACACTCATTGCACAATGCCTAGCTATGACAGCCACACACTTCAGCTCAACCTCTCTACACACCAATTTTGCttcttaaaggagaactcccacgattttcaagttggggtcagatacaagaTTTTTTTATCTTGACTGCACTCGAATAGTTTGAGTTCCCTCCATTGCTTCTGTAACGTCGGAAAAGGAGTGTTAGCGTAGGCGTGGTTGATGACGCAGTTGGTGCATGACCTCCACGTGTCGCGCACAAGGCGTGCTATCTACCTGACTTATTCGACGTGAAATGGTCCACTGCATTGCTTTTGGCTGTAGCCACAACAGCAGCGACATCGGCAGAggtgtcagcttcttcaggcTTCCTCTCAAGAAGCCAGATTTGCTAGAATCATGGCTAGCAAAGTTACGTCTGGTGGATCCGCCTAGCTCAAAAAACAGCTGCGTTTGTTCGGATCACTTCGAGTCCTACAACGCATGCTGGAATGACACGTCTGATACCCTGCCCAGCCTCTCGTGCACCCAGCAAGTAAATTACCTGTACACAGTTAGTCGCAGCAGCCTGCGTGAAAATTTTACATAGGCAAGCCAGTCCAAGTTCGTCTAGGTGCTACTCGCCTGGAAGTTAGTGGCTCTCTGATGGGATTCCGTCGCCAATTGGTCATTAAGACTACAGCTGTTCGAAGAACGTCTTCATTGAGACACACAGCAAGGAAGTTCTCATGCTGCGTAATAATTACAGATCAGATCCTGAAGCTTCCACCCTATACCCTAGTTCGTCCACTTCCTGGCAGCACAAGCACTCAGCTACGCTAGGCATTacagaacacctgctgcagctgcaccaagCAGTGTTCCCAACTCGATTTGCGTTCTCATTAGACAGATCTTCACTGGTGATCTGTCTGCCATCATGGCCGTCAATGTATTCAACTGCGTTGATGTCACGCTGAGTAGGTCCGTACTCTGGCTCGAAACTGTAAGGTCGAAcaccagacagaaaagaacaaCACGTATGCGTTCGAATTCGTCCGCAAGTGCATCTAGCCCGATGGCATGCGCGTGTGGCTTTGCgccaatgacgtcatgtaccTCGCTTACCCGACACACCCCTTTCTTTCGACGTTTCTCCTGCCGTGAAGATGTCGCGCACAAAACCTATGTCCCTTCGAATTGTCGGTTTATGGAAGGgacttgtatctgaccccaacttgaaaatcgtgggagttctcccTAAACTTTCAGCAAAAGTACACCTAAACCAGCTGGTCCAGGTGCTTGACAAAACTAAATATTGACACAGGTGAGAGACACACATCACAGTAAGAAACAAATATCCTGCTGTAGCATATGGCAGAATTAAGGCACAGGTTGGTACACATATGTGAACACTTGATTCAGTGTATAGTCTTTCAATATTCCACAGAAAAACAATAAACCATGCAGGATCTGACTTACTCATACTGACCACATCAACTGTCTACATGCAAATTTCTGTCTGTAACCATGCAGACAGGTCTCTTCTAGTCCCTGTGTGGGACAAATGCAAACATGCAGCTTATAGTTCTTGGTATGAATGACAGCCATGCAATGCTTCCTGTACCAAAAGAGACAAGCTGTCATTAGCAAGCTGTGGTCACATCAAACAAATCAAGTTGTAGGTGACAAAGAAGAGGAAGACTGCCTGGCTGGATCAGGTTCAAGCAGATCTAATAGAAGTGCCTTGAATATCATTACTGATCTAGCTGCCGTCATACTAGTTCCTTTCTAATCTGCTTGCTAGTCAACAATATTGCTAGTCAACAATATAACAATATCTGAATATGCATACGGACAGTAGCTAGAGCAGACAAACCCGGACTGACCTTCAAGGTTCTCAATTCTTTCAATATTGTTCAGCGCCAAGTTGAGATATTCTAATTTCTTCAGTCGCCCGACGTTTTCTGTGAAGTGAGCGAATTGCATTAGACAACAagatatcatcatcatcatcacttcaTCTAAGGCAATTGCCTATTCGTTGAATAAGATTGCTTTGTAGATAAAGTATTCGCAGATCCCGACACCACTTGTCAAGATGTTCAATTCTGCAGCCAAGACATATTATTAAATGTCAGGCAGCCGACTGGCTTTTGATCTACCGTTCAATGTCCGACTGATGAAGAGACAATTCTTCCAATGTCGCTATTTCACGGTTGTTGTGCTCAGCTCGCTTTCTAATTAGATCTTCTGTTACTGTACAATAAACGCTTTtaacaacaaataacacaGAACTCTCGTCAAATTCACAGACTTCGAACCATCACAGCACGACGTACAGAGAAACGCAAACTCCCGGATATCCGGTGCACGCCAGAGTGTGCCAACAGCAGTACATGTTCGCAAGGATGTTGTAATCAGATTGCACTTTTATTCATTGAAAGGATCTCGTGAAGCTACATACACAATTGCTCAGAAGCTCAAACACAAGCGTGCGGTTACAatctaaaaataaaatttggtGTAACAACGCCTATCCTCATGATCATGATCAAGCCGTAGAACTTGATGTCGTAATAGAATTACGCAAACCAGAGACGGCGAAAGGTGCCTATATATGCATTGTCTCACAGCCACCGCATCATTCTGCTGTCATACCAGCTTGCAGAGACGGTCGGAGCTGTCCTTTCATTCTGCCCTAATTAACTAGGCTTGAAGGCTAGCCTGTCTAAAAGGTATGTCACTGAAATACTGTTTGCATGCATTAGTTCGCTTGGTACTTGGAGATACGTAACAGTATCTAGGAGGTGACCACTGTAGACCATATGCTGTCCTTATGATCCAATAAAATAACATCCTTATTAAAGTTAACTACTTATCTGTTTCTCTGCTTGTAAATCCACAGAATAGCAAGCAAGCGGCGAAATATAGACTACTAATCAGCATCTCTCTATCAGTTCTTGAAACTCAAGCAGAGCGCGCACAAGGCACTATGAGCTCTCTGATGACATTTGTAACAACTACCTGTTTGCTGGTAGCTATTGTTAATGCAACGCCAACTGAGACAGACCCACAAGATTTCAATATGGGTAAGGTGTCCTGACATGTCAGAGCACACAACCTGTCTTGCTTCCGGATCGGTTTTCAGCATTTGCTCATGTGTCTTGCTCTATTTCAGAAGGTACGGTTTCTTCTACAAAGTGTGTCTACCTTAATCAAAAATATGAACAAGGACAAATCTTCTGGCCTGATCGCTGCCACACATGTATCTGTGGAGCAGGTGGCATGCTTTCTTGCAGCAAAGATCCTTGTGAAGAGCTTATCTGCCTACCATATCATCATGAACAAATTCGGCCAGGAGAATGCTGCAGTTCATGTGTTAGTAAGCCATGCACCATCTCTTGTTGACAAGGGACGATGGAAACTTACCCACTCAGAGTCCAATAGCCTTGGGATATTATTGCATAAACATATACAAGTTGAGTGGTGATCCCTAATCAAATAGTAATGGGTTTCCTAGGCACCCTGTTGGCTACCTagaaaaggcagacagacagacagctagattATCTAGATGGCAGGTTCTCTTTGCTAATTCACGTCTCTGCATCTTTGTTTGTAGGGTCAACATGCTACTGGAAAGGACGTTGGTATGAAGGAGGAGATATGTGGACTGGCAATTCTCTAGACAACGGACGATACTGTAAGCTAGCTTGCAGATGTGAAGCTGAGGGGAACGTCACTTGTAACAAGTCTGATTGTGGATCTATCTCAAATGGCAATGCACGTGGGGAAAAAGGTGAGTATAATATCACACAAACATATTTTTGTTTACACATTAATTGTCACTATATGCAAGTTCACCTCTTGAAAAGGGTTCATAATTCTTTTAGACTCAGAACACGCTTCCAGTGCCTAaaattgtctgttttttggCAGTGTGTCAAGATGATGGAAAAAGATACAATGCTGGACAAAACTGGACAAAACAAACTTTGTACCGCGGTAGACAGTGTAGAATTGCTTGCACATGTAAGAAGAGCGGCAAGGCTACTTGCAACAAAAAGGACTGCAAAACGGCAAAGCCTATTGCTAAATACCAACTACGAACAAAAGGTTCGAGCAACTCTTAGAACAATGTATATAACTGTTGTCTTCAATTAGCTCTATGCAGGTAACAGAGCCCCGTGTTCTGACCCATTTATGGGAGAACGACAGCACAGAGACCGATTTCTATACTACTTACCAAATAATTCCAACTGTGTCAAGGagtgtctctgtctctcaGGAACCATTTATTGCAATATGACCTCCTGCACTCAGGCATCAGAACAGAGTAAGATCCTCAATTACATTGAATAATTATGTGAATCTGATTTTTACCTGCTGTAATAAGTGCCAACTTGTGGATTGATCAAAGGCAAGGCAAAACAGACTCAAGCCGAAGGCTGCATCAGCATAAAAAAGCAACCAACTACGCAATGTCCACAGTATTGTGCTCGAAATCGATCAATGAAACTAGTAAAATGCTGTCGTCCAGTTAAAACCGCAGTATCAGTCCGTTTCAAATGTACTGATGGAAGACGACTTCGTTTCAACATCCCTCAAGTAACTGGTTGCAAGTGTTCTGCTAATTGCAACTTCGGTGAGGacacatcaacaacatcaggAGATGTTCCTGCCCTACAATAGTAGCAATCAGACCACACTTTGTCTAACCAAGAAGCAAGAggatacaattaattaagaagacaattgaaacagaaatattattaACTGACTGAAACTCAAGTAACTGACAAAAGTTAACAGCAACATATAATATACTCAGACATGTGCATGAAGAGGAATTGAAATCAACCTATATCATCAGTGTAATTAGAATAGTCGTgcaaattaaaattacataTGATCATAACGATTTGCTAATTTGCTAACCAGCTCACAGAAACCAAAGAAACGCTTGTCAACCCTATGCATGTGACAACTACCGCTTTTACCGCCGTCCTCTTACTGTATACACGCCATATTGCAGTCATATTGGACAGGAATATTACAGCGTCCTCCTCTTTTTACTGCCGCAGTATCCTGTTTCTGATTGCAATGACATGGCCTGGGCACATAAGAACAGTAAAAGTATTGGCTTGCAACTTTACTCACCAGGCtattgcatgtgtgttgtttgATTTGGATTTGAGGCTCTTGGTAGTTGGAATTGGTACATTGTGTTGCCTATCTAGTTGCGGTACTCTCTCACAGCATAAATTAATGTTATCTGTTCGCGAATGTTtctatgtttgcttgtctataCTGCGAAAAACCACAGTTCCTGCTTTCCATTCTTTATTTTGCATTGACGCGTACAGGTACAGGTAAAGCTGTCACTGTTGTTTCTTCGTCTCTTGTAGGCTAGAGGTATTTCATGTGCAAGCTAGCACAATCACGTATTTCATACCCGTTTGTCCCTGATGTTCTTTCCTTCCATACTAGTGAAGCTTACGGGTAGATCATGTACTACCTAACGATCAGAGTTGTTGAGTGCATGGTTTACTAGCTAAGGGCCTGCCTCAAATTAGCCCAAACAAAATTTCCTTCGAAGGTCGCGAAAAAACAACGTCACGGCTGCAAAAAAGTGGTTGTACGGTACTTTTAATACTTCCTGTACAGGTGTCACTAGGAGACACAATCacattattaataaatattaaattaaagttCGATTACTAATGAACGCGTCCACAAATGCTTGAAAAAAGTAAACACACCACAACTCAACACATTAGAAAAAGTCGCTGCCCGTTCTCCTTCCTAGCAACGCAGCTCTCTATGTAAAAACTAGGCGACGAATGACAAGTCTGATTAGCTGGTACATCCGGACTGCCCGGTGGAGACAACCGGGCGACACGCCTACTGTGCACGTGTGCGGTAGGCCGGAAGTGAGGTTAGAATACGTAAAGAGTACACAGTTCCGCCTTCATTTCACACGTACAACACGAGACTTCAGTCGCGTCTGTCATGTTGTCGTTTGTCATGTCTTCCCGAGTCTTGCTACTGTTATACGTCCTGTCAGGCTGCTGCCTGTCTCAAGATTGCAACAGTAAGTTCTAACAAACTATTTTACATCCCACCGTCATTCACTTTGATTTCTGCATCGTTTCCCCACAGCATTCGACATTCTGAGCACGTTGAAATTAGTCGGCGGCCGCAATGCCAGTCAATTGCAAGAGGCACCAGCCTCGTCCAACGAAGTTCTGGCATTATCAGACAAGAGCAGAATAGAATTTCAGCCAGGAGACATCTTTCCCACCTCGTGTAATGGATTTCCGAGCAACTTCTGCGTCAGAGTGATGTTCAAACTTAGAGAACGTATTCAGAAGGCATTTTACATATTTACGCTGACCAATTCGAAAAGTTCTACTGTTATACTGGGACTAAGTTTGCAGACAGGTAAAGTAGTTTTGGACTACCAAGCGAAGGGCGCATCCAAAAGTCAGAAAGCGACTTTGAACGTGAATACCGACCAGCTAGCTGACACGGCATGGCACAGGCTTCAAATTTGTGTCGTTGATGACCAAGCCAAACTCAATGTAGACTGTACACATGATGTCGTATCGGATCCTCTCAAACAACGAGCGGAAGTCGATCTTACTGGACTGGGATTCGTAGGCAGGAAGACAGTATTGGGCGGCAAGAAGAGACAGAGCTTATTCCAGGTGGGCATAGAGAAGACGCAACGTACATATTCGATTGTCGACGCTGATTATTAGAGTGTACAGGTAACCCTACGTACCCTGATGCTTCGATTAGTGCTCATCAGGTGCACTTAGTTCTCACTTAGTTCTTACTCACCCAATCGACATGCTACCGTGCTATGGCGGTTAGCCGTTAGTGAGAGCTTGGCGGTATTCTAACAAGATAAACGCCGCCTAGATAGTTTTTTCGGCCGCCAAGTTACCGCTTACCACGCCCTACACGTGCGATGATGTTTGTCAACTTCCATTCTTGTGTGTTGTACAGTGCTAACCGGTAGAAAAACCCCATCGAGTCCTAAGTGCTAACGCTGAATGACTTCGGTGGGAGTATAAAGATGATTGAAGTTTGTAAATGCGCATATTTGTATATGTAGGGTAGCATAGCTGCACTGGAGATTGCAAAGTACACCAAACACGTGGAATCAAGCTTCTGCTCATATGATACAACACCGTCGCCGTCAACTTCGCCATCAACTTGCGCTGGTGAGAAATTTTTTGCATTGCAAGTTGTACTCCAAATAATTGTCTCTAGAGTAGACATGCAGTCCTTAGTATACCTAGTTCATAGAAATAATCTCTGTCCTTGGGCAATGAGCATGATGATGTCGATTAGCAGGAATGAATCACTATCTCTATAGCTAACGCCTTAGACCACAAAATTCCCGTGGAATCTGATCACAATCTGTCTGCAGTTGTGTGTATGCCGGATTTAGTAACTGTGGCTGTTGTTCAGAGCTGCGACCTGGTGGTCAAGTACCTGTCGTTTTCTCAGAAGAGTCACAAGAGTGTAACTCTTGCACAAACGGGAATCTTTGGTATGATGTCAACCGTTCAAAGATGAAAGTCTGTGACGGCACTCACTGGAAATGTCTTAGTGACTGTAAGAAGAGATTATAGACTCATCATTTATATGACTAAATGAAACAGgtaaaaattttgaattttttgtaGGTCAGTGCAATATAGACTACATTGAGATGAATCAGACATTGTTCACAACCAACGCAAGCGATACTGAATTTTTCCAACTGCCAGGACACGGATTATTTGTCTGCGTTGCACAATACAATGCAGTAAAAGGAGCTGGTGATTTCTCCATCATATTCCATCTCGAAGACGGTGTTTGGTCAGAATACCAGAGGCTACCAACAAAAGGTGCTCAAGACTGTGCTTATTTTATTGTGGACGGTCACCACCATGTTGCAGTAGCAAATCTGGGTAAGGAAAATAGTAATAGAGTCGTAGACTCAGTCATCTATAGGTGGAATAACAACACTGGCCGCTTCAATCAGTTTGCATCCCTCCCCACCGGAAAAGCTAGGGATTCTACGTTTTTTTGCATGGATCCAACTTACTGCTTTCTAGCTGTTGCAAAGTATTCAGACGGTATGACCATCCTTACCAATTCCATCATTTATAGGTATCACCAAGGAACATTTAGAGAACATCAGCAAATCGCAACGCAAGGAGGATATGATATCAAGTATTTTGAAATTGATGGGAAACATTTCTTGGCAGCGGCGAATGCATTTAATGGTCAGACAACTCACATCAACTCACACATATACAAATGGCATGAGCAAACTTTGAAGTTTACTCATCACCAGTCTATACCAACTATTGGCGCAACAGACTGGGAATTCTTTCAGATAAAAGGAGACAGCTACCTTGCAGTAGCAAACTCCTTTAACCACAGACCTGAGTCACCTCTAGACGAGAAGCAGCATGAAGTTGATTCGGTGATATACAAATTTGACAAAAGCAGTGGCCAGTTTGGCTTCTTTCAGTCGCTGACCACGTACAGTGCATCTAAGTGGTCTTACTTCGAAGTGTGTGGAAGTTCTTACTTGTCGGTTGCAAATTCATATGATGAGGACAGCGAACATGTGGTTCATTCCAACATCTACCGCTACATGGGTGTAGAGAAGTTTGTACTAGCACACTCTGTTGAAACTCAAGGAGCTGTAGACTGGGATTACATTCATTTTAATGAGCAAGATTTCTTGTCATGTGCCAATTCCAAGGGAGGAGAGTCATATATTTTGGAAGTTAAGAAGACTTCTTGTTGCAACTAGAAACTCTGATTACTACTACCTTTGGTTGCTGTCAAACAAGAGTACATATTCTTTGAGTGCACTGAAGCCTGTGTATGAATGAAAGAGTCTGCATTCATGTGGACACTAGAGAAGATGTGTATTGCTTAGTCATGCTATCTGCTGCTTGTATATATACGTATTGATGTGAGTCTAGCAATAAAGTGTTTGTTGCAAACTGTGCTCAAATGCATGTAACAGCCATGAGCATGTCAATCACGTTTAGATTGAGTTACCATTGGCTACACATGCATTAATTGAGTCTCAGCTTGACCAACTCCACGAGCCTTGCTTGGTGACTCAGCTTTGaaaccattaattaacaatgtaCACTTGATTGTAGTACATCTTGTTACATGCAATTGTATTATGTAATGGTAAAATAATAGGGAAACATGTCTGAGCTACAAAATCTAGAGAATAAAATTCTGTTCCACAAATACAGCATCTGCACCTCAATTCCTAAGTGATAGTCTTTACAGCTACTGTAAAAGTAGTTGCTACAGAAATCTCATCAACATACTTTTTAATATACAAGCAGTACAAGAACAGCCTCTGTAGCCTCTATAATGTTATGAAGAACTATGCTCAACGTTTCCTATAAAAAAAGCTACTCTATAAAGTGAGATATAAGATATTCATATTTGTATCGTAAAAGCTGTATGTGCTTACATTAATTGCTCTCAAACCAGACACCAACGTCCAACCCCTACTAATGTACTGAATAAACCTCCACCCCACCCAAATTGCAGACATTCTCAAGACATTCTAAAGTACCAGTGGTCAATCCATACCAGCTGACATCAGCTCTACACTCAGTACTGCACTTGCAGTTGCTTTAAAGTCCAATTTCAGACACAATCAAGTTAAAATTTATACACAAAGTGGGAAACTCTGAGTGTGCATGGGCAAGTCTACATACAGCCTAGCAATTAATAATTGCCTGGTAGTGCTGTAGTGATTATCTATAGCTAATTAGAAACCCTCTAAAGTTAATCAGTGCAGCCAGTTGGTGCACTCTGTATTTACTGTCCATACCACTCAGTAACTCcactatctgtatgtctcacaGCAACAGTTAATGAGATCGAGTTGGAGCATCAAAATCTTCAAACCTAAAATTCGAGAAAAAGCGTGCATAGTGCTAGTGCACTGCATACGTTGTTGGCATGTAGAAAAAGTACCTCCAAAACTCATTCAGCACTTTACTACATGTTCAGTAACAGAACTGATAAACTCTCCCGCCAATGATTCCATGATGTAGACAAGCTTAGGTAAGGGCTACGCAGCGATGAAACGAAATCATAACAAACTGCAATAAATCTTCGTGGTGATATAAACTTCAAGTCTCAGATCATTTCGGGCTCAGATTTTTAGAAAACTACTGCTGGACGATCGGCGCATGCGCAGTTACAAATTAAATACTATCCCCTATTTTGTTAGAACTTACCATCATTTTAGGAAGGTAAAGCCTCTCTCTGCTATGCAAACCTTTTCCTAGTCGATGCTATTTTTATCGAGCATCAGCAATTTGTCGACATCCCAAAGATAATTGGTTTGAAAAAGACCCGGATGTACATACTTATTTCCTACTTCTACTAAATTCTAACCTAGAAGTTATTGGAACGTTCTCGCTAATCCATTTGATGCCAGTACCAGACTGATCGATATGAAATATGGTTTTGTTGACAAGCAGTTTGATCGTTGCTGCAGTAGTTGGAGTCATTGCTGGTGTTCTGATTGGATGCATTGGTGTTGGAGGAGTTATTTTAGTTCCGTCATTAATCCAGTTACCAGATGTAAACGTTTCTCTCGCTGTTCCCGCTTGTCTCTTCTCGTACATATTTGGGGGCGTGGTTGGAGTGATTACCTATTCCTGCAAACGGAAAATTGATTGGAGACAAGCGTGTCTATTCTGCGTAGCGGCGGCACCTTCAGCGTTGCTCGGAGCCTATCTTTTTCACCTGATCAATGGATTTGCAATTAAagtaaatatttttataaaatttttGGATATGCATGTAgtgtgaattaattaagttaattaattgattatgtTTATGTATTATATTAGAAAAGGTGATTGATATTTTAGATAACAGCGTACGCACTGACTTTCATCACATCTATGTTTACTCTGGTTCGTGTATGGAAAGAAAGACGTGCTGCAGCTGAAGAAGTTCAACAAGAGTCAGTTGAAGATGAGAGAGTTGCAACGAGTATCATCCAGGCAGCAGATAACGTTTCAGTATGTAGGACAGATGAGCAGCCAATAGATCGCAGGCATTCACTAAATGAAAACTCTGATAATCCAACAACGAGTGAAGAGAGTGCATTAATACTAGAAACTGAAGACATGAAGAAAAGATGCAACAAGCACAGTTAGTACCAGCTGCATCCTACATTTTTGCCAATCTAATTGTAAAATTTATTTGAGGTGTGTGGCTGCGTGCTCTAATTCAAACAGGAATGGGATCTTTAGTTGGCCTTGGTTCTGCTCTGACTGGAACATCTGGCCCCGTCATTCTTCTTC includes:
- the LOC134193583 gene encoding von Willebrand factor C and EGF domain-containing protein-like, with protein sequence MSSLMTFVTTTCLLVAIVNATPTETDPQDFNMEGTVSSTKCVYLNQKYEQGQIFWPDRCHTCICGAGGMLSCSKDPCEELICLPYHHEQIRPGECCSSCVRSTCYWKGRWYEGGDMWTGNSLDNGRYCKLACRCEAEGNVTCNKSDCGSISNGNARGEKVCQDDGKRYNAGQNWTKQTLYRGRQCRIACTCKKSGKATCNKKDCKTAKPIAKYQLRTKGNRAPCSDPFMGERQHRDRFLYYLPNNSNCVKECLCLSGTIYCNMTSCTQASEQMPTCGLIKGKAKQTQAEGCISIKKQPTTQCPQYCARNRSMKLVKCCRPVKTAVSVRFKCTDGRRLRFNIPQVTGCKCSANCNFGEDTSTTSGDVPALQ
- the LOC134193580 gene encoding thrombospondin-type laminin G domain and EAR repeat-containing protein-like translates to MLSFVMSSRVLLLLYVLSGCCLSQDCNTFDILSTLKLVGGRNASQLQEAPASSNEVLALSDKSRIEFQPGDIFPTSCNGFPSNFCVRVMFKLRERIQKAFYIFTLTNSKSSTVILGLSLQTGKVVLDYQAKGASKSQKATLNVNTDQLADTAWHRLQICVVDDQAKLNVDCTHDVVSDPLKQRAEVDLTGLGFVGRKTVLGGKKRQSLFQGSIAALEIAKYTKHVESSFCSYDTTPSPSTSPSTCAELRPGGQVPVVFSEESQECNSCTNGNLWYDVNRSKMKVCDGTHWKCLSDCQCNIDYIEMNQTLFTTNASDTEFFQLPGHGLFVCVAQYNAVKGAGDFSIIFHLEDGVWSEYQRLPTKGAQDCAYFIVDGHHHVAVANLGKENSNRVVDSVIYRWNNNTGRFNQFASLPTGKARDSTFFCMDPTYCFLAVAKYSDGMTILTNSIIYRYHQGTFREHQQIATQGGYDIKYFEIDGKHFLAAANAFNGQTTHINSHIYKWHEQTLKFTHHQSIPTIGATDWEFFQIKGDSYLAVANSFNHRPESPLDEKQHEVDSVIYKFDKSSGQFGFFQSLTTYSASKWSYFEVCGSSYLSVANSYDEDSEHVVHSNIYRYMGVEKFVLAHSVETQGAVDWDYIHFNEQDFLSCANSKGGESYILEVKKTSCCN
- the LOC134193832 gene encoding uncharacterized protein LOC134193832; the protein is MVLLTSSLIVAAVVGVIAGVLIGCIGVGGVILVPSLIQLPDVNVSLAVPACLFSYIFGGVVGVITYSCKRKIDWRQACLFCVAAAPSALLGAYLFHLINGFAIKITAYALTFITSMFTLVRVWKERRAAAEEVQQESVEDERVATSIIQAADNVSVCRTDEQPIDRRHSLNENSDNPTTSEESALILETEDMKKRCNKHSVWLRALIQTGMGSLVGLGSALTGTSGPVILLPMLICLRWDIKVALGICQVIQVPIAVASTLGNVFFGKNNVDFVLGSCIAAGLAPAVIIGALVANKIPARPLKITVSVMLIVASLGLLLWESAKA